A stretch of the Candidatus Zixiibacteriota bacterium genome encodes the following:
- a CDS encoding DUF933 domain-containing protein → MLKIGVIGQPRSGKTTVYNAVAAAHADVDAYLGRDEVRRSMVKVPDGRLDRLFALFGPPRKVHAEIEYFDFPPLTGDASEVALLPPALRELDALVIALREFGENADPAADWRAINEELILADLMVVEKRLGRLSKEIESGRDENKVEYEALVRCRHALEAGRPVRTVSFTPTEQRLTRGYAFLSGMPVLALINAPDDGSSHSDEEWTGLLQPGPKALVRTLRAKLEAELATLDPDDRAAFMADYGLSTSALDGMIATCYTLLGLITFFTGDETKEVRAWTVRRGASAPEAAGVIHSDFEQGFIRAEVTPVEDLLTLGSFAAVKKAGKTRLEGKEYIVQDGDYMLFRFNV, encoded by the coding sequence ATGCTGAAGATCGGGGTCATCGGCCAGCCGCGGTCGGGGAAGACGACGGTCTACAACGCCGTGGCCGCGGCACATGCCGATGTCGACGCCTATCTGGGGCGCGATGAGGTTCGGCGCTCGATGGTCAAGGTCCCGGATGGGCGATTGGATCGCTTGTTTGCTCTGTTTGGCCCCCCCAGGAAGGTCCACGCCGAAATCGAGTACTTCGATTTTCCGCCGTTGACCGGCGACGCCAGTGAAGTGGCGCTGTTGCCACCAGCATTGAGAGAGCTGGACGCCCTCGTGATCGCCCTGCGTGAATTCGGCGAGAATGCCGATCCGGCGGCGGATTGGCGCGCCATCAATGAGGAGTTGATCCTGGCCGACCTGATGGTCGTGGAGAAACGTCTCGGACGGCTGAGCAAGGAGATCGAATCGGGACGCGATGAGAACAAGGTGGAATACGAGGCGCTGGTCCGCTGTCGCCATGCCTTGGAGGCCGGTCGGCCGGTGCGCACGGTGTCATTCACGCCGACCGAACAGCGTCTGACGCGGGGATACGCCTTCCTGTCCGGAATGCCGGTGCTGGCGTTGATCAATGCTCCCGATGACGGCTCCTCCCATTCTGATGAAGAGTGGACCGGTCTGTTGCAGCCAGGACCGAAGGCGCTGGTAAGGACACTGCGCGCCAAGCTGGAGGCGGAACTGGCAACGCTCGATCCGGACGATCGGGCGGCGTTCATGGCCGATTACGGGCTGAGCACATCGGCGCTCGATGGCATGATCGCCACCTGCTACACGCTTCTGGGGTTGATCACGTTCTTCACCGGCGATGAGACCAAAGAAGTCCGGGCCTGGACGGTGCGTCGCGGCGCCAGCGCACCGGAGGCGGCGGGAGTCATACATTCGGATTTCGAGCAGGGTTTCATCCGCGCCGAGGTCACCCCGGTTGAAGACCTCTTGACCTTGGGATCATTCGCGGCGGTCAAGAAGGCCGGGAAGACGCGCTTGGAGGGGAAGGAATACATCGTCCAGGATGGCGACTACATGCTGTTCCGGTTCAATGTGTGA
- a CDS encoding tetratricopeptide repeat protein, with translation MTDRNDSASHQDHYWAALVALLIWLAVVASAAFFPHQRLWGLNHLAFVGPTVRWAFAGAAIAAIMLVLLPRVLPHKSWASGRWLSDWRGGVALAIAVGVLASLLHAREAFLGDGTLRADGASEGAALAPSEMLPTFLTATLVRYAPSAWAIDGYDAYRIISIVFAVLLTLGLWWLVPKTGTDGRSPVFWLLTFGSVRLMAGYIESYMPVFTALTLWALAAWAYRRGRLAAGWVMAFWVVAMVSHIMAVVLIPATLWLFAVGPRGRPGRQRASLTTFFVIALIVAGTVLGIFLKYEVAGLGVKGTHFVLPPFSKAPHQYGLFSLPHLLDFVNHWLLLAPAFLAAIGVVVATAGLGWLSPATSLRRGALWSSDLLLWCLTAGVPLAAAIVLEPQLGWGRDWDLFCVLSAPALVGMALWLAGNVKGALRRSAAAIAILSTGLWLVFSVDANAERRRFEALLDLDPTRAGYGHEIMAHYYRRRNDYQSALEHYQKALFAGENQRYRMSVAVCYYYMGKFDQSELWYRGVVARDSAMAPAWHGLSLALQRQGRFGEARDCALRALAIQPNEIDFQYQVGVINLELGDWQAALPYLEPLARLQPRRANHLNGLGLCYLGLKRLPEAEAVLSEALRLEPGNAVVILNLARVAVARQNYTAARSFLSRYEQLTPPGGRHPEARLLADSLARVGA, from the coding sequence ATGACCGATCGCAACGATTCTGCGAGCCATCAAGATCACTACTGGGCCGCATTAGTGGCGCTGCTAATATGGCTTGCCGTCGTTGCCTCGGCCGCGTTCTTCCCCCATCAGCGGCTGTGGGGGCTCAATCATCTGGCGTTTGTCGGTCCGACGGTGCGTTGGGCGTTTGCCGGTGCGGCGATTGCAGCGATCATGCTTGTTCTGCTGCCCCGTGTCCTTCCCCACAAATCATGGGCCTCGGGACGTTGGCTGTCGGACTGGCGTGGCGGCGTGGCGCTGGCGATCGCCGTCGGCGTGCTCGCATCGCTTTTGCATGCGCGGGAAGCGTTCCTCGGCGACGGTACGTTGCGCGCCGACGGAGCCAGTGAAGGCGCGGCCCTGGCGCCATCGGAGATGTTGCCGACATTCCTGACCGCCACGCTGGTGCGCTATGCGCCCTCGGCCTGGGCGATCGATGGGTATGACGCTTATCGGATCATATCGATTGTCTTTGCGGTTCTCCTGACGCTCGGATTGTGGTGGTTGGTCCCGAAGACGGGAACAGACGGGCGCTCACCGGTCTTCTGGCTGCTCACTTTTGGCTCGGTGCGACTGATGGCCGGGTACATCGAGTCGTACATGCCGGTGTTTACGGCGTTGACGCTCTGGGCTCTGGCCGCGTGGGCGTATCGACGAGGACGTCTCGCGGCCGGTTGGGTGATGGCGTTTTGGGTCGTGGCGATGGTGTCGCACATCATGGCGGTCGTGCTGATTCCGGCAACGCTCTGGCTGTTTGCGGTCGGTCCGCGCGGGCGACCCGGCCGGCAGCGGGCATCGCTGACGACTTTCTTTGTGATCGCGCTCATCGTGGCCGGCACGGTCCTCGGGATCTTCCTCAAGTATGAAGTCGCAGGGCTGGGTGTTAAGGGAACGCACTTTGTGCTGCCGCCATTCTCGAAGGCACCGCATCAGTACGGCCTTTTCTCGTTGCCGCATCTGTTGGACTTCGTCAATCACTGGCTACTACTGGCGCCGGCGTTCCTCGCGGCGATCGGTGTTGTTGTCGCGACGGCCGGTCTCGGTTGGCTCTCACCGGCGACATCGCTACGGCGGGGGGCGCTTTGGTCGTCCGATCTCCTGCTTTGGTGCCTGACCGCCGGTGTACCGTTGGCGGCCGCCATCGTCTTGGAGCCACAGCTCGGCTGGGGGCGTGATTGGGACTTGTTCTGCGTGCTGTCGGCCCCGGCACTGGTGGGGATGGCACTCTGGCTGGCGGGAAATGTCAAGGGAGCATTGCGCCGCAGCGCTGCCGCCATTGCCATCCTGTCGACCGGATTATGGCTGGTATTCTCCGTGGATGCCAATGCCGAGCGGCGACGGTTTGAGGCGCTTCTGGATCTCGACCCCACACGCGCGGGATATGGGCATGAGATCATGGCCCATTACTACCGGCGCCGGAATGACTATCAGAGCGCACTCGAACACTACCAGAAGGCGCTCTTTGCCGGAGAGAATCAGCGTTACCGCATGAGCGTGGCGGTCTGCTACTACTATATGGGGAAGTTCGATCAATCGGAGCTGTGGTACCGTGGGGTCGTGGCGCGCGATTCGGCCATGGCCCCGGCATGGCATGGGTTGTCCTTGGCGTTGCAGCGGCAGGGACGGTTCGGCGAGGCACGTGATTGCGCGCTGCGGGCGCTGGCCATCCAGCCGAATGAGATCGACTTTCAGTATCAGGTCGGGGTCATCAATCTGGAGCTGGGTGATTGGCAGGCGGCGCTCCCATACCTGGAGCCGTTGGCGCGTCTACAGCCGCGTCGCGCCAACCACCTCAATGGCCTCGGTCTTTGTTACTTGGGATTGAAACGCCTGCCGGAGGCCGAAGCCGTACTGAGTGAGGCACTACGCCTCGAACCGGGCAATGCGGTGGTGATCCTGAATCTCGCCCGGGTCGCCGTGGCGCGGCAGAACTACACAGCGGCGCGGAGCTTCCTTTCCCGGTATGAGCAGTTGACCCCGCCGGGGGGGCGTCACCCGGAGGCCCGCCTGTTGGCCGATTCGCTGGCGCGGGTGGGGGCGTAG
- a CDS encoding Hsp20/alpha crystallin family protein — protein MSMAEFKKDLIQDVRQIQEEMDLLFNQLASWRKMPTSNRMWRPFTDVWESDDEVVVLVELAGVRLSDISVTLADGVLTVKGERQAVPIGDGCCFRNLEIATGRFERNIQLPDRVDPERVKAAYKNGLLEITIAKSTPQAGAAREIVVQEE, from the coding sequence ATGAGCATGGCCGAATTCAAGAAGGACCTGATCCAGGATGTGCGGCAGATCCAGGAGGAGATGGATCTGTTGTTCAATCAACTGGCGAGCTGGCGCAAAATGCCGACGTCCAACCGGATGTGGCGGCCGTTCACCGACGTCTGGGAGAGCGACGACGAGGTCGTGGTGCTGGTGGAATTGGCCGGTGTCAGACTGTCGGACATCTCCGTGACACTGGCCGATGGTGTCCTCACGGTGAAAGGGGAACGCCAGGCGGTGCCGATCGGGGATGGTTGCTGCTTCCGCAATCTGGAGATCGCCACCGGACGGTTTGAGCGCAACATCCAATTGCCCGACCGTGTCGATCCGGAACGGGTGAAGGCCGCCTACAAGAACGGGCTTCTGGAGATCACGATCGCCAAGTCGACGCCGCAAGCGGGTGCGGCGCGCGAGATTGTCGTGCAGGAAGAGTAG
- the lon gene encoding endopeptidase La — MTTGDGGYHTNEAGNVTATETPTVPAAEKPQTTTATPELEQLALLPTKGTVVFPAMVVPLLVTEQKYARLIDQTLMRGRLVGLIAQKNPDQDDPGADGLYQVGTVGSILKMLRFPDGSVRCLVQGMIRFTVREIIRTSPFVVAKVETHEDDTARSVPIEATVRNALELLKKAVELSPYLSEEVQVTAMNTEEPGKLADLIAANLNVAHAQKQDVLETFEIRARLDKVVDLLNKEVEVLELSRKIQSQAATEMGRMQKEYILREQLKAIQKELGETDDHAQDIAEFRRKIDEAHMTDQARETADKEVDRLEKMNTASAEYMVSRTYLDWLVSLPWDKKTDDNLDIPHAQQVLDEDHYGLEKVKDRILEFLAVRKLKDSVKGPILCFVGPPGVGKTSLGRSIARAMGRKFERVSLGGMRDEAEIRGHRRTYIGALPGRVIQGLRRAAVKNPVFMLDEIDKLGADFRGDPASALLEVLDPEQNNAFSDHYLDVGFDLSAVMFITTANLLHPIPAVLRDRMETIEMPGYTDLEKIQIAKRYLLPRELENHGLKRTQLSITDEALAHIMRDYTRESGVRNLNREIATICRKVAREVASGKRAKTTVSINDIPEYLGPHKFVPEVISRAAQIGVVPGLAWTAAGGDIIFVEATKMPGKKVLTYTGSLGEVMGESVQAAFSWVRSNYRLLGLEPDVFAQSDVHVHVPSAATPKDGPSAGVTMATAIASVFTGRPVVPRLSMTGEVTLRGQVLAIGGLKEKSLAAYRAQIHTVLIPRDNEKDLVDVPAEVKEKVTFIPVATMTEVIRHALAQAPEGTKSHNIKRHPKSRRQPRRGTRG, encoded by the coding sequence ATGACAACCGGCGACGGCGGATACCATACGAATGAGGCGGGCAACGTGACGGCAACGGAAACACCCACGGTACCGGCGGCGGAGAAACCGCAGACGACGACAGCCACTCCTGAGTTGGAGCAACTGGCGCTCCTTCCCACCAAGGGGACGGTGGTCTTCCCCGCCATGGTGGTGCCGCTTCTGGTCACGGAGCAGAAGTACGCGCGGTTGATCGATCAGACCCTGATGCGCGGACGGCTGGTCGGTCTGATTGCCCAGAAGAACCCCGATCAGGATGATCCGGGCGCCGATGGACTGTACCAAGTCGGGACGGTCGGCTCGATTCTGAAGATGTTGCGCTTCCCCGACGGTTCGGTGCGCTGCCTCGTGCAGGGGATGATCCGGTTCACGGTGCGCGAGATCATCCGTACCTCCCCCTTTGTTGTCGCCAAAGTCGAAACCCACGAGGACGACACGGCGCGCTCGGTGCCGATCGAGGCGACGGTGCGCAACGCGCTGGAGCTGCTCAAGAAGGCGGTGGAGCTGTCACCCTACCTGTCGGAAGAAGTGCAGGTGACGGCGATGAACACCGAGGAACCGGGGAAGCTCGCCGACTTGATCGCCGCCAACCTTAATGTGGCCCACGCGCAGAAGCAGGACGTGCTGGAGACCTTCGAGATCCGCGCGCGCCTGGACAAGGTCGTCGATTTGCTCAACAAGGAGGTCGAAGTCCTCGAATTGTCCCGCAAGATCCAGTCGCAGGCGGCGACCGAGATGGGACGGATGCAGAAGGAATACATCCTGCGCGAGCAATTGAAGGCGATCCAGAAGGAATTGGGCGAGACCGACGATCACGCGCAGGACATCGCCGAGTTCCGTCGCAAGATCGACGAAGCCCACATGACCGATCAGGCCAGGGAGACGGCGGACAAGGAAGTCGACCGTCTGGAGAAGATGAACACCGCCTCGGCCGAGTACATGGTGAGCCGCACGTACCTCGATTGGCTGGTGTCGTTGCCATGGGACAAGAAGACCGACGACAACCTCGACATTCCGCACGCGCAGCAGGTGCTGGACGAAGACCACTACGGGCTGGAGAAGGTCAAAGACCGCATTCTCGAGTTTCTGGCGGTGCGCAAGCTGAAAGACTCGGTGAAGGGTCCGATCCTCTGCTTCGTCGGCCCGCCGGGAGTGGGGAAGACATCGCTGGGACGGTCGATTGCGCGGGCAATGGGACGGAAGTTCGAGCGGGTGTCATTGGGCGGGATGCGCGACGAGGCGGAGATCCGCGGGCACCGGCGCACGTACATCGGCGCCCTGCCGGGACGGGTCATTCAGGGATTGCGCCGCGCCGCTGTGAAGAATCCGGTGTTCATGCTCGATGAGATCGACAAGCTCGGCGCCGATTTCCGTGGCGACCCGGCCTCGGCGCTCCTGGAGGTGCTCGACCCGGAGCAGAACAACGCCTTCTCGGATCACTATCTCGACGTCGGCTTCGATCTGTCGGCGGTGATGTTCATCACCACGGCGAATCTGCTGCATCCGATTCCGGCGGTGCTGCGCGACCGGATGGAGACGATCGAGATGCCGGGGTACACCGATCTGGAGAAGATTCAGATCGCCAAGCGCTACTTGCTGCCGCGGGAGCTGGAGAACCACGGGCTGAAGCGGACGCAGTTGTCGATCACCGATGAAGCGCTGGCGCACATCATGCGCGACTACACGCGCGAGTCGGGGGTGCGCAACCTCAACCGCGAGATCGCGACGATCTGCCGCAAGGTGGCGCGCGAGGTGGCCTCGGGGAAGCGCGCCAAGACGACGGTGTCGATCAATGACATCCCCGAATACCTCGGGCCGCACAAGTTCGTCCCGGAGGTGATTTCGCGCGCGGCGCAAATCGGCGTGGTGCCGGGGCTGGCGTGGACTGCGGCGGGCGGCGACATCATTTTTGTCGAGGCCACTAAGATGCCGGGCAAGAAGGTGCTGACCTACACCGGCTCACTCGGCGAGGTGATGGGCGAATCGGTACAGGCGGCGTTCTCGTGGGTGCGCTCCAACTATCGTCTCTTAGGGCTGGAACCGGACGTGTTCGCCCAGTCGGACGTGCATGTGCATGTCCCCTCGGCGGCGACACCCAAGGATGGACCCTCGGCGGGCGTGACGATGGCGACCGCAATTGCCTCGGTCTTCACCGGACGACCGGTCGTGCCGCGTCTGTCGATGACCGGCGAAGTCACCCTGCGCGGCCAGGTGTTGGCCATCGGCGGTCTGAAGGAAAAATCACTGGCGGCATATCGCGCCCAGATTCACACGGTCTTGATCCCCCGCGACAATGAGAAGGATCTCGTCGATGTCCCCGCCGAAGTGAAGGAGAAGGTCACCTTCATTCCGGTGGCAACAATGACCGAGGTCATTCGTCACGCCTTGGCACAGGCACCGGAGGGGACCAAATCCCACAATATCAAACGTCACCCCAAATCCCGCCGTCAGCCCCGAAGAGGCACAAGGGGATAG
- a CDS encoding class I SAM-dependent methyltransferase, translated as MSTADAKRPHCAACGSTRTSLLTTLPLYIRDGEIRTDLRRCDDCATIWRDTDFNEVIRQGHFDVASYTDPSREAQWRHQRLGFLAWILQLAHAQPTVPSTGARLCDVGCAFGSLLELAAARGDIVTGVEIVDSLRSHVRALNYTVHRSIDDVPLTPPFDIISTIDNFYYLNDPAATLRAFHARLAAHGVLVMRIVNRTPLLRLRQWLRLSITDALVGDAKYNFSYRGILCLLRDTGYEVICVRQHERGRRGQPFRKWLYYRLAPLAGWLTRRQLGPGLALICRPVER; from the coding sequence ATGTCCACCGCTGACGCGAAACGGCCGCATTGCGCCGCTTGCGGCTCGACGAGAACATCCCTCCTCACAACCCTGCCGCTCTACATCCGTGATGGGGAGATTCGGACGGACCTTCGTCGCTGTGATGATTGCGCTACCATCTGGCGCGACACGGACTTCAACGAGGTGATCCGTCAAGGTCATTTCGATGTTGCCAGCTACACCGATCCATCGCGGGAGGCGCAATGGCGCCACCAGCGCCTCGGTTTCCTGGCCTGGATCCTGCAATTGGCTCACGCCCAGCCGACAGTGCCGTCCACCGGCGCACGACTCTGCGATGTCGGGTGTGCGTTCGGCTCCTTGCTGGAACTGGCGGCCGCGCGCGGTGACATTGTCACGGGAGTCGAGATCGTCGATTCCCTTCGATCACATGTGCGGGCACTGAACTACACTGTCCACCGTTCGATCGATGACGTCCCCTTGACCCCGCCCTTTGACATCATCTCCACGATCGACAACTTCTACTACCTTAATGATCCGGCCGCAACCCTTCGCGCGTTCCATGCCCGCTTGGCCGCCCATGGTGTCCTGGTTATGCGCATCGTCAATCGCACGCCGCTCCTGCGGTTGCGACAATGGTTGCGTCTTTCGATCACCGACGCCCTCGTCGGCGACGCGAAATACAACTTCAGTTATCGCGGCATTCTGTGCCTGCTGCGGGACACCGGATACGAGGTCATCTGCGTTCGCCAGCATGAGCGCGGTCGACGGGGGCAGCCATTCCGCAAGTGGTTGTATTACCGCCTGGCCCCCTTGGCCGGATGGCTCACGCGCCGCCAGCTCGGCCCAGGGCTCGCCCTGATCTGCCGCCCGGTTGAACGCTGA
- a CDS encoding fibronectin type III domain-containing protein: MKLAMRALMVLALAGLGLACSEDKKVVNPDPIPPAAIENLVAGGPTSFTVGLLWTAVGDDSLTGTADHYDIRYSLTPITEASFGKAARATGVRKPEPSGKPDNFTVSGLNANTLYYFAIKAVDRAGNLSPLSNVVSQQTELPPDETPPARVTNLAVADSTPFTVTLVWTEVGDDSTTGAPDSVDCRFSIGLITESNFGSAAEAIHFTRPKAAGQPESLVVTGLRDTTRYYFSLRVADEANNWSQISNVVSTRTLIREQVPPAPIVDLTILDFTFGTARLGWTAPGDDGDEGTAFQYDVRYSTIPITEGNWLRETTKIGGRPKPKAAGSAEEFTVRNLQGSTLYYFAVRTLDEVANMSGISNLVSCTTLVAPDTVPPIRILFLNVADSTRNSVTLTWLTPGDDGTLGQATTYDIRYNQASITEANWDASFQAAILPVLQQPGGNERYTVTGLKPNTRYYFAIKTADEVPNWSQLSQVATAFTSD; this comes from the coding sequence ATGAAACTGGCGATGCGCGCACTGATGGTGCTGGCCTTGGCCGGCTTGGGGCTGGCCTGCAGCGAGGACAAGAAAGTTGTGAACCCGGACCCGATACCGCCGGCGGCAATTGAGAATCTGGTGGCGGGTGGGCCGACATCGTTCACCGTCGGGCTTTTGTGGACAGCGGTCGGTGATGATAGTCTGACCGGAACAGCGGACCATTACGACATTCGCTACTCGCTGACACCGATCACGGAGGCCAGTTTCGGCAAGGCCGCACGCGCCACGGGAGTCCGCAAACCCGAGCCATCCGGGAAGCCGGACAATTTCACGGTCAGCGGCCTGAATGCCAACACCCTGTATTACTTCGCGATCAAAGCCGTCGACCGGGCCGGCAATCTGTCGCCTTTGTCGAACGTCGTATCACAACAGACCGAGCTGCCCCCGGACGAGACCCCGCCCGCGCGTGTGACCAATCTGGCCGTTGCGGACTCCACGCCCTTCACCGTCACGTTGGTGTGGACGGAGGTCGGCGATGACAGCACCACCGGCGCGCCCGACAGCGTCGATTGCCGCTTCTCTATCGGGTTGATTACGGAATCGAATTTCGGCTCGGCCGCTGAGGCGATCCACTTCACCCGTCCGAAGGCGGCGGGTCAGCCCGAGTCACTGGTCGTGACCGGTTTGCGCGACACGACGCGGTACTACTTCTCCCTGCGCGTCGCGGATGAGGCCAACAACTGGTCGCAGATTTCCAATGTGGTGAGCACCCGCACGCTCATCCGCGAACAAGTACCACCGGCGCCGATCGTGGACTTGACCATATTGGATTTCACGTTCGGCACCGCTCGCCTGGGGTGGACGGCACCGGGAGACGATGGCGACGAGGGCACGGCATTCCAGTACGATGTCCGCTATTCGACCATTCCGATCACCGAGGGGAACTGGCTGCGGGAGACGACCAAGATCGGGGGACGCCCAAAACCGAAAGCGGCCGGGTCCGCCGAGGAATTCACGGTCCGCAACCTCCAGGGTTCGACCCTGTACTATTTTGCCGTGCGCACGCTCGACGAGGTGGCCAACATGTCCGGGATCTCAAACCTGGTCAGTTGCACAACGCTGGTGGCGCCGGACACAGTTCCTCCGATCAGGATCCTGTTCCTCAACGTCGCGGATTCCACCCGGAACTCGGTGACACTGACTTGGCTGACTCCCGGCGACGACGGCACTTTGGGCCAGGCGACGACCTACGATATCCGTTACAACCAGGCGTCGATTACGGAAGCCAACTGGGACGCCAGCTTCCAAGCGGCCATTCTCCCGGTACTCCAACAGCCGGGTGGCAATGAGAGATACACGGTCACGGGCCTGAAGCCGAACACACGTTACTACTTCGCAATCAAGACGGCGGACGAAGTGCCCAACTGGTCGCAGTTGTCGCAAGTGGCGACGGCGTTTACGTCGGATTGA